The Streptomyces sp. RKAG293 genome includes a region encoding these proteins:
- a CDS encoding DUF6531 domain-containing protein, translating into MANRPTDWHVLDLDRDPVPGDPYEVKELARKLGDFADDVSSALRSVKGLSGDSAVQDWAGLSGDAYREQFGDLPNELTKLEKSYRLASGALETYWPKLETAQADADRALAQGRTARQDLDAAKTTQGTADAWVKRAGDKSKEYQADPKPGVEPPSAEEVRTATRNALDASNAQKSANTAVHDAQQRLDAAKELAAQAAHLRDTAASTAEHALHEASDAGIKNKHWWEKAVDWVADHWDDIVAVCKVIVAVLGIIVMIIGGPLAWIVLAAALVVLADTLVKYAQGKASLWDVAFAALDCIPMFKGLTTAGGLLKMAKELPALLKSGKALENVANSIRKGGQAFKDVFTSLRRGAKDEVAAGKPFSGRCKGGDPIDMISGEMLLAERDVSLAGILTLLLTRTHVSSYRTGSWFGPSWSSTLDQRLEADGDGLVFAADDAMMLVYPVPRPDRPVMPDHGPRWPLEWDGTPAGEIRITQPSSGVVRHFTPVDSPAGAPDGLMSLGLTAISDRNGNRISIQRAPDGTPLAVRHSGGYHLAVDTFDRRITGLRLLGTEDGTEGTVLRRYGYSVNGDLTEVTDALGNTERLEYDAEGRVVRRTDRSGHWYSWEYDEGDRCVSGAGQDGVLNCTIAYDDEARTTVYTNSLGHSTTYRYNERMQLVSSTNALGESLVNEWDEFDRLLSQTNALGAASHNSYDPAGNLTSVIRADGTSTAAAYNEQHQLVEAVTPDGGVWRHTYDDRGNHISTVGPSGTQVHYGYDGTGGLVSATDAAGRTSWARCDAAGLPVEFTDVQGAVSAIERDPFGRVSSVTDVLGRTTRFGRTAEGKAAWREAPDGRTEFWEWDPEGNLVSQTDRAGNTTTFEVGSFGQVTARCLSDGNRYEFGYDTELNLLRVTDPQERSWQYVYDEVNRVASETDFHGRTLTYEVDAMGGLVSRTNGAGEVIRFRRDALGRTVEMLYDDGFAHFTYDTSGNPVREVSPDVTVERAYSATGRLVSESINGRTTTFEYDVLDRRTKRRTPTGIESTWTYDAGGHPAALDTAGHRISFEFDGAHQETGRRLPGDVVLQQSWDTAGRIATQRVARTPEETETLLQLRTYAYRPDGVPIEITELNSGTRQFTLDAAGRVEAVDARGWTERYNYDAVGNISRAVTPGSDDSEVERTFVGTRIQRSGRTHYERDAEGRIVRAVHRLLNGQKRVRSYVWNSQSQLVSTTTPDGTRWRYTYDPAGRRTAKQRLDVDGGVTDETLFVWDGARLIEQVAADGRASSWDYAPGSFQPVAQLDQTVRSAGPGADAGSGTRGSGFGTGGPGAGERSARSGSAGDAWPPQGEVDIRFHSIVTDLAGTPAELISDDGELAWQQRTTLWGAPLPGRPGVGGGDDGVDCPLRFPGQYADEETGWNYNYQRYYDPETGQYATPDPLGLAPGSHDTAYVPNPFTMMDPLGLAWQDPNNGMRFGRDPSLPDQVGERQYTRDSQYPSQYRQSTHDHMTQHYTDEGRAQGRAPLDTKGDRIPRDELTWRDGNDNMIWDPNAENPKPFSKTVTYEHKEAVVDHWNKDGGGRFSDRAARNDFYNHVADMEPMSFSENARGGGQMTATYLQEVGEGYSCT; encoded by the coding sequence GTGGCGAATCGACCGACGGATTGGCATGTACTGGATCTGGACCGGGATCCGGTCCCCGGTGATCCGTATGAGGTCAAGGAGCTCGCCCGGAAGCTGGGCGACTTCGCCGATGACGTGTCGTCGGCGCTGCGGTCGGTCAAGGGGCTGAGCGGCGACAGCGCCGTCCAGGACTGGGCGGGCCTGTCGGGGGACGCCTACCGGGAGCAGTTCGGTGATCTGCCGAACGAGCTGACCAAGCTGGAGAAGTCCTACCGGCTGGCGTCGGGGGCGCTGGAGACGTACTGGCCGAAGCTGGAGACGGCGCAGGCCGACGCCGACCGGGCCCTGGCGCAGGGCCGCACAGCCCGGCAGGACCTGGACGCCGCCAAGACCACCCAGGGCACCGCCGATGCCTGGGTGAAGCGGGCGGGCGACAAGTCCAAGGAGTACCAGGCCGACCCGAAGCCGGGCGTGGAGCCGCCGTCCGCAGAAGAGGTCCGCACCGCCACCCGCAACGCGTTGGACGCCTCGAACGCGCAGAAGTCCGCGAACACCGCCGTGCACGACGCCCAGCAGCGCCTGGACGCCGCGAAGGAGCTCGCCGCCCAGGCCGCGCACCTGCGGGACACTGCGGCGTCGACCGCGGAGCACGCCCTGCACGAGGCCTCGGACGCCGGGATCAAGAACAAGCACTGGTGGGAGAAGGCGGTCGACTGGGTCGCCGACCACTGGGACGACATCGTCGCCGTCTGCAAGGTCATCGTCGCCGTCCTCGGCATCATCGTCATGATCATCGGCGGACCCCTCGCCTGGATCGTGCTCGCCGCCGCTCTCGTCGTCCTCGCCGACACCCTCGTCAAATACGCACAGGGCAAGGCATCGCTCTGGGATGTGGCGTTCGCCGCCCTGGACTGCATCCCGATGTTCAAAGGGCTCACCACCGCCGGCGGCCTGCTCAAGATGGCCAAGGAACTTCCCGCGCTCCTCAAGAGCGGCAAGGCCCTGGAGAACGTCGCCAACAGCATCCGCAAGGGCGGCCAGGCGTTCAAGGACGTCTTCACCTCGCTGCGCCGGGGAGCGAAGGACGAGGTCGCGGCGGGCAAGCCGTTCTCCGGGCGCTGCAAGGGCGGCGACCCCATCGACATGATCTCCGGCGAGATGCTGCTGGCCGAGCGGGACGTCTCCCTGGCCGGCATCCTCACCCTGCTGCTGACCCGCACCCACGTGTCCTCGTACCGCACCGGCAGCTGGTTCGGCCCCTCCTGGTCCTCCACGCTCGACCAGCGGCTCGAGGCGGACGGCGACGGCCTGGTCTTCGCCGCCGACGACGCGATGATGCTGGTCTATCCGGTCCCCCGGCCCGACCGGCCCGTCATGCCGGACCACGGTCCCCGCTGGCCCCTGGAGTGGGACGGCACGCCGGCCGGCGAGATCCGGATCACCCAGCCCTCGTCGGGAGTCGTCCGGCACTTCACCCCCGTCGACTCCCCGGCCGGCGCGCCCGACGGGCTGATGTCGCTCGGGCTGACCGCGATATCCGACCGCAACGGGAACCGGATCAGCATCCAGCGCGCCCCGGACGGCACCCCCCTCGCCGTCCGGCACAGCGGCGGCTACCACCTCGCCGTCGACACCTTCGACCGGCGCATCACCGGCCTGCGGCTGCTCGGCACCGAGGACGGCACCGAAGGCACCGTCCTGCGCCGCTACGGCTACAGCGTCAACGGCGACCTCACCGAGGTCACCGACGCCCTGGGGAACACCGAGCGGCTGGAGTACGACGCCGAGGGCCGCGTCGTCCGGCGGACGGACCGCAGCGGCCACTGGTACAGCTGGGAGTACGACGAGGGCGACCGCTGCGTCAGCGGCGCGGGCCAGGACGGCGTCCTGAACTGCACGATCGCCTACGACGACGAGGCCCGAACCACCGTTTACACCAACTCGCTCGGCCACTCCACGACCTACCGCTACAACGAGCGGATGCAACTCGTCTCGTCGACGAACGCGCTCGGCGAGTCGCTGGTCAACGAGTGGGACGAGTTCGACCGGCTGCTCTCCCAGACGAATGCGCTGGGCGCCGCCTCGCACAACAGCTACGACCCGGCCGGGAACCTCACCTCGGTCATCCGGGCCGACGGCACCTCGACCGCGGCCGCCTACAACGAGCAGCACCAGCTGGTGGAGGCCGTCACGCCCGACGGCGGGGTATGGCGGCACACCTACGACGACCGGGGCAATCACATCTCCACCGTCGGCCCGTCGGGTACTCAGGTCCACTACGGGTACGACGGGACCGGTGGGCTCGTGTCCGCCACGGACGCCGCGGGACGAACGAGCTGGGCCCGCTGTGACGCCGCGGGCCTGCCGGTGGAGTTCACCGATGTCCAGGGCGCGGTCAGCGCCATCGAGCGGGACCCCTTCGGCCGCGTGAGCAGCGTCACCGACGTATTGGGACGTACGACTCGCTTCGGCAGGACGGCCGAGGGCAAGGCGGCATGGCGCGAAGCCCCGGACGGCCGGACCGAGTTCTGGGAGTGGGACCCCGAAGGGAACCTGGTGTCCCAGACCGACCGGGCGGGGAACACGACCACGTTCGAGGTCGGCTCCTTCGGTCAGGTCACCGCCCGTTGCCTCAGCGACGGAAACCGGTACGAGTTCGGTTACGACACCGAATTGAATCTGCTGCGCGTGACCGACCCTCAGGAGCGGTCCTGGCAGTACGTGTACGACGAGGTGAACCGGGTGGCGTCGGAGACCGACTTCCACGGCCGCACGCTCACGTACGAAGTGGACGCCATGGGCGGCCTGGTCTCCCGGACCAACGGGGCGGGAGAGGTCATCCGCTTCCGCCGGGACGCACTCGGCAGGACCGTCGAGATGCTCTACGACGACGGTTTCGCGCACTTCACATATGACACGTCCGGAAATCCTGTCCGAGAGGTCAGCCCCGACGTCACGGTGGAACGCGCGTACAGCGCGACCGGCCGGCTGGTGTCGGAGAGCATCAACGGCCGGACCACCACCTTCGAGTACGACGTGCTCGACCGGCGCACCAAGCGACGCACCCCCACCGGGATCGAGTCCACCTGGACCTATGACGCCGGAGGCCATCCAGCCGCTCTGGACACCGCCGGTCACCGCATCAGCTTCGAGTTCGACGGCGCACATCAGGAGACCGGCCGCCGGCTCCCCGGCGATGTCGTGCTCCAGCAGTCATGGGACACCGCGGGACGCATCGCCACCCAGCGTGTCGCCCGTACACCCGAGGAGACGGAGACCCTCCTTCAGCTGCGCACCTACGCGTACCGCCCGGACGGCGTCCCCATCGAGATCACCGAACTCAACTCCGGGACACGGCAGTTCACCCTCGACGCGGCCGGCCGCGTCGAGGCCGTCGACGCGCGTGGCTGGACCGAGAGGTACAACTACGACGCGGTGGGCAACATCAGCAGGGCCGTCACCCCGGGCTCCGACGACAGTGAGGTGGAACGGACCTTCGTCGGGACACGGATCCAGCGCAGCGGGCGCACCCACTACGAGCGCGATGCCGAGGGACGCATAGTCCGCGCCGTCCACCGGCTTCTCAACGGGCAGAAGCGGGTGCGGTCCTATGTCTGGAACAGCCAGAGCCAGCTCGTGTCCACGACGACGCCCGACGGTACGCGGTGGCGGTACACGTACGATCCTGCCGGCCGCCGGACGGCGAAGCAGCGGCTGGACGTCGACGGCGGCGTCACGGACGAGACGCTCTTCGTGTGGGACGGCGCCCGCCTCATCGAGCAGGTGGCGGCGGACGGACGTGCCAGCTCGTGGGACTACGCCCCCGGAAGCTTCCAGCCGGTGGCCCAGCTCGACCAGACCGTCCGGTCGGCGGGTCCGGGCGCTGATGCCGGTTCCGGCACCCGTGGCAGCGGCTTCGGGACCGGCGGGCCGGGCGCGGGCGAGCGGAGCGCGCGGTCCGGCAGCGCCGGTGACGCCTGGCCGCCGCAGGGCGAAGTGGACATCCGCTTCCACTCCATCGTCACGGATCTGGCCGGCACACCGGCCGAGCTGATCTCCGACGACGGCGAACTGGCCTGGCAGCAGCGCACCACGCTCTGGGGAGCCCCACTCCCGGGCCGGCCCGGTGTGGGGGGAGGCGATGACGGCGTCGATTGCCCGCTGCGCTTCCCCGGCCAGTACGCCGACGAGGAGACCGGCTGGAATTACAACTACCAGCGCTACTACGACCCGGAAACCGGGCAGTACGCCACCCCGGACCCGCTCGGGCTGGCTCCCGGTTCGCACGACACCGCCTACGTCCCGAACCCGTTCACCATGATGGACCCGCTCGGGCTGGCCTGGCAGGACCCGAACAACGGCATGCGATTCGGCCGTGACCCGAGCCTCCCGGACCAGGTGGGCGAACGGCAGTACACGCGGGACAGCCAGTACCCTTCGCAATATCGCCAGTCCACGCACGACCATATGACCCAGCACTACACCGACGAGGGACGGGCTCAGGGCAGGGCTCCGCTCGACACCAAAGGAGACCGGATCCCACGGGACGAGCTGACCTGGCGCGACGGCAATGACAACATGATCTGGGATCCGAACGCGGAGAACCCGAAGCCGTTCAGCAAGACGGTGACCTATGAACACAAGGAAGCGGTCGTCGACCACTGGAACAAGGACGGCGGAGGAAGGTTCTCCGACCGCGCGGCGAGAAACGACTTCTACAATCACGTAGCCGATATGGAACCAATGAGCTTCTCCGAGAACGCGCGCGGTGGTGGCCAGATGACGGCCACGTATCTCCAGGAAGTCGGAGAGGGATACTCATGCACCTGA
- a CDS encoding phosphatidylserine decarboxylase codes for MPHSHSSAPRGRVRLARGASPWLLPTVAAAAVSLTRARRSGRWATVAVPTTALAAGMLWFFRDPEREIAQGRVISPADGVVQSIMPWKDGRTRVAIFMSPLNVHVNRAPLAGTVTSVEHIPGGFVPAFNKESENNERVVWHFDTELGDIEMVQIAGAVARRIVPYVPSGSKVEQGERIGLIRFGSRVDIYLPEGVLPDVEVGQTTMAGVTRLDRD; via the coding sequence ATGCCCCACAGCCATTCCTCTGCACCTCGCGGCCGGGTCCGCCTCGCGCGCGGAGCGTCGCCGTGGCTCCTCCCGACCGTCGCCGCCGCGGCGGTCAGCCTTACCCGCGCCCGCCGCTCCGGGCGCTGGGCGACCGTGGCCGTACCCACCACCGCCCTGGCGGCGGGCATGCTGTGGTTCTTCCGTGACCCTGAGCGGGAGATCGCTCAGGGCCGGGTGATCTCACCGGCCGACGGCGTGGTGCAGAGCATCATGCCGTGGAAGGACGGGCGCACCCGCGTCGCCATCTTCATGAGCCCACTGAACGTCCATGTGAACCGCGCACCGCTCGCGGGCACCGTCACCTCCGTGGAGCACATCCCCGGCGGATTCGTTCCGGCGTTCAACAAGGAGAGCGAGAACAACGAACGCGTTGTCTGGCACTTCGACACCGAACTCGGCGACATCGAGATGGTGCAGATCGCCGGCGCAGTGGCCCGCCGCATCGTTCCTTACGTGCCCTCGGGCAGCAAGGTCGAGCAGGGCGAGCGCATCGGTCTGATCCGCTTCGGCTCCCGCGTCGACATCTACCTCCCGGAGGGCGTCCTGCCCGATGTCGAGGTCGGCCAGACCACCATGGCTGGGGTGACTCGTCTTGACCGTGATTGA
- a CDS encoding acyl-CoA dehydrogenase family protein has product MTRLAHTDGLTDIQREILSTVRSFVDKEILPVATELEHRDEYPTEIVEGLKELGIFGLMIPEEYGGLGESLLTYALTVEEIARGWMSVSGIINTHFIVAYMLKQHGTQEQKEYFLPRMAAGEVRGAFSMSEPGMGSDVSAIRTKGVRDGDDYVINGQKMWLTNGGSSNLVAVLCKTDEGLSPEEAAAKPHKSMTTFLIEKEPGFGPNPSVPGLTVPGKIEKMGYKGVDTTEMILEDVRIPSNRVLGGQSGRGFYQMMDGVEVGRVNVAARGCGVAQRAFELGISYAQQRHTFGKPIIEHQAISFKLAEMATKVEAAHAMMVNAARKKDSGHRNDLEAGMAKYLASEYCKEVVEDAFRIHGGYGFSKEYEIERLYREAPMLLIGEGTAEIQKMIIGRRLLEEYRIQG; this is encoded by the coding sequence ATGACGCGTCTTGCGCACACCGACGGGCTGACCGACATCCAGCGGGAGATCCTCTCCACCGTCCGCAGCTTCGTGGACAAGGAGATCCTGCCGGTCGCGACGGAGCTGGAACACCGCGACGAGTACCCCACCGAAATCGTTGAGGGCCTCAAGGAACTTGGCATCTTCGGGCTGATGATTCCCGAGGAGTACGGGGGTCTTGGTGAGTCTCTTCTCACATACGCCCTCACGGTCGAGGAGATTGCCCGGGGATGGATGAGTGTTTCCGGAATTATCAACACTCACTTCATCGTCGCCTACATGCTCAAGCAGCACGGAACGCAGGAGCAGAAGGAGTACTTCCTGCCCCGGATGGCGGCCGGTGAAGTGCGTGGCGCGTTCTCGATGTCGGAGCCCGGCATGGGTTCCGATGTGTCCGCGATCCGCACCAAGGGCGTCAGGGACGGCGACGACTACGTCATCAACGGCCAGAAGATGTGGCTGACGAACGGCGGTTCGTCCAACCTGGTGGCGGTGCTCTGCAAGACCGACGAGGGCCTGTCCCCGGAGGAAGCGGCGGCCAAGCCGCACAAGTCGATGACGACCTTCCTCATCGAGAAGGAGCCGGGCTTCGGTCCGAATCCGTCGGTGCCGGGCCTCACGGTGCCCGGCAAAATCGAGAAGATGGGCTACAAGGGCGTCGACACGACGGAAATGATCCTGGAGGACGTCCGGATCCCGTCGAACCGCGTTCTTGGAGGTCAGAGCGGTCGCGGCTTCTATCAGATGATGGACGGCGTCGAGGTCGGGCGGGTCAATGTGGCGGCGCGCGGCTGCGGAGTCGCACAGCGCGCGTTCGAGCTCGGGATCTCCTACGCGCAACAGCGCCACACCTTCGGCAAGCCGATCATCGAGCACCAGGCGATCTCCTTCAAGCTCGCCGAGATGGCGACCAAGGTCGAGGCCGCGCACGCGATGATGGTCAACGCGGCCCGCAAGAAGGACTCGGGCCACCGCAACGACCTCGAGGCCGGCATGGCGAAGTACCTGGCCTCGGAGTACTGCAAGGAGGTCGTGGAGGACGCCTTCCGCATCCACGGCGGGTACGGCTTCTCCAAGGAGTACGAGATCGAGCGGCTCTACCGGGAGGCCCCGATGCTCCTCATCGGTGAAGGAACCGCTGAGATCCAGAAAATGATCATTGGCCGCAGGCTTCTTGAGGAGTATCGTATCCAGGGTTAA
- a CDS encoding MaoC family dehydratase codes for MQFGRTYEEFEVGAVYKHWPGKTVTEYDDHLFCLLTMNHHPLHMDANYAENTTDFGKNVVVGNYIYSLLLGMSVPDVSGKAIANLEVESLKHVAPTFHGDTIYGQTTVLDKWPSKSKDDRGIVHVETKGYKQDGTMVCVFRRKVMVPTATYIKERGGEQPGRPELQEK; via the coding sequence GTGCAGTTCGGTCGCACTTACGAAGAGTTCGAGGTCGGTGCCGTCTACAAGCACTGGCCCGGAAAGACGGTCACCGAGTACGACGACCATCTCTTCTGCCTCCTCACGATGAACCACCACCCGCTCCACATGGACGCGAACTACGCCGAGAACACCACCGACTTCGGCAAGAACGTCGTGGTGGGGAACTACATCTACTCCCTGCTGCTGGGCATGTCCGTGCCGGACGTGTCGGGCAAGGCGATCGCCAACCTGGAGGTCGAGTCGCTCAAGCACGTGGCGCCGACGTTCCACGGCGACACCATCTACGGGCAGACCACCGTCCTGGACAAGTGGCCGTCCAAGTCGAAGGACGACCGCGGCATCGTCCACGTCGAGACCAAGGGCTACAAGCAGGACGGCACCATGGTGTGCGTCTTCCGCCGCAAGGTCATGGTTCCCACGGCCACGTACATCAAGGAACGCGGCGGCGAGCAGCCCGGCCGCCCCGAGCTGCAGGAGAAGTGA